Within Rhipicephalus microplus isolate Deutch F79 chromosome 9, USDA_Rmic, whole genome shotgun sequence, the genomic segment CGCAGGAGAGTACGCGATTACGACATGCGTTTCCTTTTCGTTTTCTATCGTTATCGACTCAATTCTTTTGTGCTTTCTTTGTAAGTGAGCCATGTTGCCCAGCTTGTTGCTCGTACAACTTGTTACCCTGGCTGTACACATAACCTACTGAAGCGCAAAGATCACACATTAAGACCCAACTTGTTTTTGCCAGGGCTATTGACTACCGATGAAAGAGCAAGATACGTAGGGCATAGAACGAATTGAACGGCTAAATATTCTGCAGAGTTTCGACGTCTTGTCCTAAACTAAATGATCGCATTGACTGAATTGGAAATTCCTATTAACAAATACCCCCTGTCTCGAGTTCACTGTTCTGCGTGTGGTTGTTGTCAGCCGCTGTAATGAAGGCACTCCAACTTTAGGCGGGTTGTTCGACGTGTCGCGTTTCAGGAGACACGTCAAAGGTATTATACCTTTGTTTAAAATCATGTACAAGAAACAACTAATTTTGCAGTCACATGTGAGCCTGCCGCATGAGTGTTTTCACAGCGAATCTGTTGTAGCTGGCCGCAGATTGTCTGGTGTTACGATAGACTGTCATGATCATGCTAACATTCGTCGTTTTCTTCATCTGTTTTAGCAGATGCGCCCGGAGATTTCTTCCACTGGGACGATTTTCTTCTGCGTGCGATAAAATAGCCCGGATAGTGGGGCGCGCgtgcgcaaagaaagaaagagagatggacatgaaatagagaaagaaatagaaacagAGATGGGCAGGGAAAGCGAGAACAGTAACAGATAAAGACCAACAGAAAGAGATAACGAAGGAAGAGGAGAGGTACGTCACACAGTCATGTGACACTAGTCGCGTGACGTAAGGTCACGTAGCACTAGCCACGTGACATGCTACCGCCGAACTCTTGTCGTTTAATGGGACAACCAACGCGAATTTTCGATAATAATATGCGCTATGTGGGTTAATCATATCACATTCGCAGATATGCTGACGAAATTTAAACGCACCTTTCCAAGCACTCAATTGAGAATTGAATATTATTGTAAGCACACGACTGGCCTGTGTGTCAAGCTACACTGGTGCACTCGCGAGCTGTGACGTAACAAGCAGTTGGTTGAGCCAactcctcctctattttatcaactGAGCGAGCCCCTGCATTCGGACAAATGATATTGTTTCGTGGTAGGCGGCGCGTAAACTGGAGATATTTTAGCTTCTTTAGCTTGACATAAAGATTGAGTCACTTGCGACGGCTAAACACTAGGCAAAATGCGACGGCTCCGCTCCTTGATGCTCATGACGTCACATGCGGCATAGCGAAACGCCGGTTTGCTGGCGGTAGGCGGCTCTTATTGCCGGCCATTCCTCGGGCTTGTTTTGCCCCGAAATATTCTCTCACGGCCAACTTTTCACACCTATATGGGCATAATAGATCCTCAACTCTAATTTTTGGCGAAAAACACAAATTGTTGGGTGACACTGGTGATGTCATGGCCCCTTTAGACGAAGAAAGAACATGTTTGGGACGGCAGAATCTTCGTCAGGAGCCCGAGCACTTGCTACGCTGTTGGTCATAGCTTTTCCCCACAAGTTCAAGCTAGTTTCGTTGCAACCTCAGTCTACGCACTACTTACGCTGTGCGTTCGCAGACAGTGCATCCTAACTCCCGTCTAAAAGGACACAAGCTTTTTTTCCTCTTAGGACCGTTGCATGCGTACGCGTCCACTTCAGCTTCCTAGCGAAATTTTGCTTGAATTTCGCCTTATGCTTCAATATGAGCAGAATTACCGCTCTGCTGAAGGTCTTGTCCAATATACTTAGCGCGGTTGTCGCCTACAACCACTTACCTTGAGTCCGCCTCGGTGTAACAGTGGCTACGGTGCATGGCTGCTGGCccaaaggtcgccggttcgatccTGACCAAGGGGTCGCATATTGATGGAGGCGAAGCCGTAGAGGCCCGTGTTCTGTTCAAAAGGagggcacgttaaacaacaccagatgctcaaaatttccgtagcccttcactacggcgtctttcacatGCATATTGTGGTTCTGGGACGTAGAACCTCAGGTAAGATTATTAATATTACAATTTACCTTGAGGATGGTACCACCTCTGCAGCCTTGGCACTTGACGGTGCAGCACCAGGAAGCTGTCCTACACTCGGATACTGGACAAGCAGTGTCTTGGCGACTAGCCCTCTCTTGGAACTACATTTCTTTTTCTGCTGCTATTCTAAATGGCCTGCTTCAGTTCCGTGTTCTATCCCCTACAAGTTCCGTGTTCTACCCCCGGCAAAAGCCAACGATCATGCATTGGTCGAGCACACTTATCAGCATAAAGTTGCTATCATCTGCGAAAGCACGACCTGGCGTATCCCATCTGTCTTCGCCACTACATTAACGCTATCTTTATATAAGCAATTTCCTTGCAGTCATCTCGGTCATACATCTTGCATCGTTCCCCATCGGCTGCGAACTTCAAGTGTCCCGTCCACGTGGCCACACCGCTACGATCCTTTATCAAGCTACAAGAGCAGCATGAGATAGGCGCGGCTTTTTTCGCCAGACTGCAGCAGGCACTGCACCACCAAAATCTTTGAATGATGCAAGTAACCTTACTTCCGAATGACGTCATCTGGCCCACCCTTTAACCTACCCCTCGAAGTAATACATCATTGATGGTTTTTCAAGGAAGCCACAGTTTTGCGGTAGGAGCGAAGTAGTGAATACGATAGCAACAAGATGAGACCTATAGAGTTCATGATCGCGGCGGCCGGAAGCCCCTAGTCTTCTAAGGCCCTAATGTCGGCATTTTCATTCATCATCGCTATTCATAGGATGCTGTAAGTGGCGGCAAGTTCACACGTTTCCCCACGTTCGACTACGATAATTATCACCAGACTGGCAAAGAACAGCAGTTTCTGCGATTACCCAGAATATGGCACTCAAAAGCAACCTCTTTGTAATGCACTAAACAAGTTAGGTGACCAGTATCTGTCGGATGAAAGAATATTACGCCATAGTCCGGACTCGACATCGCAGAAAAGGCCCGTGCAAGCTCTGCTGGGCTTCCTAAGAGCTAGGCCTGTCTGAACGACTCTGAGTGaagctatctctctctctctctttctctcgcacgcgtgtgtttgtgtgtgtttgtgtgtgtttgtatgtgtgtgtatgtgtgtatacacACTTTGATCATATTTTTTATGTCTCTCCCTGTCTAATCTCATATTTCCTGGACCCTGTCTCTGTAACATGCCACATAAAAACAACTGAACTTTTCTGCCTTCCTGTTTTGTTTCTCGCTATGCTCATTCCATGTAGCGCCCTTTAGATCATCTCGTACGATCTCTGAAGCGCAATTACGAAAGACTCCTTCCCGAAGGAAAACCAAACTTTTTGTGAGGGACTGTAAACTTACTGGGGTGGTTCACGCCACTCGGTGTCCTATTTTCGTCCTACGCAGCCACATACTTTCTTACGCATGAACTTTAAACAATGTGGCGTTTAAAAATAGTACAttttaaggtactcggctgctgatccgcaggtcgcggaatcggatctcggctgcggcggcagcattttcggtggaggcgaaattgctgtgggtccgcgtgctcagatttgggcgcacgttaaagaaccccaggtggtcgaaatttccagaaccctccactacggcgtatctcacaattatatggtggtttcgggacgttaaacctcatatataaATATAGTGCGATTTACCCGAGTTCGATGTAGTCACGTTAGATGGTAAATGGTGTATAATAACCGCTCGCAGTTAGTATACTGAAGTATGTATGCATTCATGAGCGACTCGGGAATGATGAACTTAGTGCACGCAAAAAATAttcattgtattttttgttttattctccCGCAACAAGCCGAAACACCACGCCATCTCTACAAATGTAGCGCCTACTTCACGATGGGCTAGAGTTGCTCTATATGCTTCTTTTAGGTAGCACACACAGGAACTCTATGATGGGCATATATTAAGCACATCTTTACGTATGTACAGGATATAACGAACGGCCGCCATAGTGCATGAGCAGTTTCGTGCGTTTGGCTGGAATGCATGCTATACCTGGATAACATATTATGTTCGCATCAAAATGAAACGTCTATCTCACGTTCGAACTTATTTTCACTAGCAATAGCGCCACGTTCttgggtgttttttttatttgtttcatgcacagtGGCAGCATAGGCTAGAGTAGCTTGAACATTTCGCGATTTTTTACAGTGTTGCTGGCGTTTATGCAACTCGTATATAGTCGGATATGAATAAGTCTGAAGAGTCCGCGCAACCTAAGCGCAGCGGCCAACGCTTACGCCACTGGACAGTTCCGCCCACGGACGCGCCAACGTTTTTCGATGGCAGAGTGACCAACTATTCGTCCCATGACGTCAGCCAAGAGTGCGTGCCCATTGGTGCAGACTTGTGTTCATCCGCCCTTGAGCAGTAAATGCCACGCACTTCTGAAGTTGTAGCTATAGTGATATGGCCCGTTGTAGCCAACTAAAGAGCGTCGTATAATGCAGCCGCCACTCAAAGCTTGGCTGCGACGAAAATCGAGAACAGTGAGACACGTCCAAGCACAAATGTGCCTCAGAGATCTCCGTTGTGGAGCAATCAGTGGTTTCAGAAGCTACGTTTATGGCACATACGGCGCTACAAGTGCATATAAGATATAGCAGTTTGAAGATTATATTTGCAACAGGATGCACGTCTCGCATGCGGCATTCGAGATCCAATCTTCAACGTAGCTATCGCTGTTCGTTGCACCAACGGCTCCCGTTTCTGCTTTACCACACGACAAAATAATCAAAGGAGAACAAAGTAATAGCAACACGGGTATCTTTATATAGATTGATGGTAAGTGTGAATTCTTTGTAGAAAAAAAACATCGCTGCGCTTGACAGGGCTAAGCAATTACACATTAAATATAGCAGGCACAGTGCTCAGCGACTGAATTGCGATGCTCGCAGCGCGTGGATGCTGGTGGGGAGGACTGTCGATGAGGACGTGAGTGTTTATGACGCATGGTGACTACGTCCGGTGAACAGTCTTTCAGTATGTGGTTCACATGGGTGCAGGAGGAGCGCTACATTTCTTCGTAACGTAGGATGCCTCAATGCTCTCGCTTCACTGCCACTCTGTGCGGGGTCGCGACATCTGTACCATGTCGGTGCTCATTTATTGGTAGCACACGGTTGGCACATGGTTCGAAGCAAACTTTTGTGTACGGGAGAGCACGACATCCTTACGTCTATTTCGGAGCGCTGAGACCAAGCCACCGTTCGAGCCTGTTTTGACAACTGCGTGAAGTGTGATTAAAGGAGTGGGCCCTGAAATGGCGGACGTACCAACAACGAATGTCGCCACCCTGaacggattggctgagaaagagGAACATCGATTCACCCCGTGGCAACGCAGGCCAGCCAGCTCCTGCCATTTCGAGTGGTGCGGCATGTGGGCGCCGTGTATTGGAGCCATGGCAAGCCATGCTCCAGCAGCGCCATCGGGAAACAAAGACTTAACGGTAGTCTACCGGAAGCAAGTCACCGTGTGCAGCGAAGGCTCCCCTCTGGCCGCCACGTGCTCCGATTATCGAGTTTCAGTCGCAGAGCACGTACTATTGTGATAGAAAGACGGGAACAGCAAAAACGTTGCTTTCGGCCCACCTGAACTCTGACGTGCCTTGATTGTCGCTAGTTGCAATCTGGGCTTTAAACCAGCGTCACCGTTGCTCTGGAATCTTGCGCCAGCTGGCGCTACTACACCACGAGTGGTAATTACGAGTGCCAGTCAATAATAGCAGACTACAACCACATGCTGTATGATAGCGAAAGCCAGAGCGTGGTTCTAACACTACGCTGATACAACCTGAAACACGGATTGACCCAGCGAATAGCACGACATGTAGGAGTTCGACTGGGCTGTAAGCCACATTCCGCTTGTAACGTATATTTCTATCGTGATAGTATGATGTCATTATGTAGCGAATCCATCTGACTAATTACCGCGTGAATCGACAGTTATTGAGGCCACGCTGGGAGCTCTATCCGCGACTTTCTTGCGAATAGACGCCCAAATGTAGCTGTAGTCCTTGAAGATGAAGAACAGGTAGACCCCTTGTGAACCGACCATCACGTCTACGACGGAGTCGACGATTCTATTGGGTACGAAGGATCCCACGAGGGTCACCGCCCACGGAAGCCCCATGACGAGAGACAGGCGAACAAAAAGTGTTAGGTTATTTTTTTGTGGACCACACTTAGGCCGGCTCCAGCGTCCAGGTTTCTGTACGTCGTGCCCACCCTGCACTGCTGAGGACGTCGCGCGAATGTAACACACCGTGTGAAAGTAGAGAACGAGGCAGAACAGCACTAACGAAGCCATAGGCACGAAGAAGTACACCACCAGTCCCCAGAAGGAGCTGATAAAGCAGATAGGGTCACCATAGTCCGGAGACAACACCGAATCAGGAGCCGTCTGATCGAcgaccacggctccgctgacgacAAGAAGGGGTGCTCCCCAAGCGAGGAGAGAGTACCAGGCAAGTGTGTTCCCGTTGGTCGAGGAGGTTTGGACGGTTGTCAAGCTCTTCCAGATGTCGAAGGAGAGAACACACGTCCACATGAATGTACTGAGAAAAGTGTAATGGCCGAACACAGCACCAGCGAAGCAAACGTGTTCCTCGAGATCGGCGCATTTGGTGATTAGGAGCATCACTTGGGCGACCAGCAGCGTCCCGGCCATGCATATCGTGCAAGACGAAGACGACCTGCGTGCCTCCTTGAATACGCAGAACACGATCAGTTTGAGAATGAGGAAACATATCGAGAGAGCTGTGCAGGCGAGTGCGATGCAGTTTCGCAGACTGTAGTTGCTTTGCCACTCCGTCCTGTATCTTGCTTGAGAGTGTCGCAGCTTTGCAGGCCGCCCATTTCCTTTAGTGTCGAACTGAACTTCGGAGCTTCGATGAGCGTACGACACGTGCCGAGAGCGTCTGATGTAACACCGTCCGTCGTATTTCGCGTGGCATGTAGGCGTCTTTAACACGGGCTTCAATAAGACACTTAGACTAGGAGCTTGCAGGTGCCGGTATGGCATCTTGGAAGCGAAGACAGCCGGGCTGCAGGAAATGCGAGATACGTTTAAGTTGTTGCACAAGGCGCAATAGACATTCTTGAAAACCGGTGCGTATGGGTCACTGGGGTCCCGCACGGGCGCGTAATACATCTTGCACTTTTGAGAAACTACCTCTGAAATGCTTTCAGAGCACATGTCTACAGTCCCGTTTTGGTTACAGGGCCTTAGATGAAGTGATTGATGACCTTGAGCGAACGTAGGAGGAAGGATGTGAAGGCCTCCATCGACTCCGCGAGTTGCTACGCTCCAAAAGGTTGCATTTGGGAGGTCATCATTGCACAGAGAGCAGAAACCATTCCTGAAACAGCAGAGAATAGAAGGAAAACTTGTCAAGCGTGGCTAGTATGTGATGTTAGCGTTAATGTTAACCTTCTTAAGAGCCTTTGTCGCAGCACTAGATTGAATAAGCATATTAAATTGCCAGTAGGAAAAGCAAATAATGGAGACCATAGTCTAGAGCTGCAAGAtgataagaaaaagaaataagATATAAAGCAGTCAAAAGAGCACAATGAGGCTCACTTCGCATTGAAAAAAATAGCGGAATAAAAAGGTGGAATCCAAGCGTTAACAATCTTTCTGAAAATGGCACGCTGACACCAACATTACTCCGACTTGGATGCACATGACTTGTACATTATATGAACAGCAGTGTAGGAAACAGCAAATTGGTATATTATGCTCTTTTGTCCGTCATCTACAAACTGCATGTTTTACACGGTGCAAGCGAATCACCCATGAATGATATATGAAACGGCACCTATTATAAAAATATCTTGTCAGAATATTCTTTCGCTAATTAGTAGTTTTTGCATTTCCTTCGAATGTTCAGTTTGTCTCAGTGTATTCGGCTGTTGAAAGCCACATCCTGCTGGGAACGTATTCTGCAGGTTGCTGGTTCAGTGCCTTCTTGCGGCTAGTTACCTGATCGTTCACTTTGGTTGCTTCACATATATATAGAAATTACAGCAACACACTTAAAATAGTACAATCAACGTACACGGCCTCATTATCTGATGTTTTTCATTACGATTTCGTcaaacaaactaacaaagaaaaaaaaacaagccctcacAATTTCCCTCCTTCATACGTGCTACCCACGTCACAATTGTATAACGTGTCACACACATGTCACATGCGTAAAAGTAAACGTCCAACTCACCGATAAGTTACGCCAGTAACAGTAGTCGCCGGGATGACGTTAAATCTGTCCGCAAAGAATTCCGGCCTTTCGCAGGCTAATCTCACGTCGTCAATAGGCCACGCTTCCGGGCAACCAATGACCATATTGACGTGAATCTTCGCCTTCTGAGAAATTTGAACTCCGATGCACGAAGTCTCACTCGTCTTTGCCATTTGAGTTGTAAACAGCACGTTCCAGCAGCAGTCTCCGTTAACTCGGCAGTTTTGTGCGCAGGAGCAGGTGACCACGTACTTATCGTCA encodes:
- the LOC142771305 gene encoding uncharacterized protein LOC142771305, which produces MMTMFSWISWLVSVHTVAGMFPVKPSNRGLSFIPPSGTYHDRLDNIPRILSHCPEQFHGCSRELTSHSDDKYVVTCSCAQNCRVNGDCCWNVLFTTQMAKTSETSCIGVQISQKAKIHVNMVIGCPEAWPIDDVRLACERPEFFADRFNVIPATTVTGVTYRNGFCSLCNDDLPNATFWSVATRGVDGGLHILPPTFAQGHQSLHLRPCNQNGTVDMCSESISEVVSQKCKMYYAPVRDPSDPYAPVFKNVYCALCNNLNVSRISCSPAVFASKMPYRHLQAPSLSVLLKPVLKTPTCHAKYDGRCYIRRSRHVSYAHRSSEVQFDTKGNGRPAKLRHSQARYRTEWQSNYSLRNCIALACTALSICFLILKLIVFCVFKEARRSSSSCTICMAGTLLVAQVMLLITKCADLEEHVCFAGAVFGHYTFLSTFMWTCVLSFDIWKSLTTVQTSSTNGNTLAWYSLLAWGAPLLVVSGAVVVDQTAPDSVLSPDYGDPICFISSFWGLVVYFFVPMASLVLFCLVLYFHTVCYIRATSSAVQGGHDVQKPGRWSRPKCGPQKNNLTLFVRLSLVMGLPWAVTLVGSFVPNRIVDSVVDVMVGSQGVYLFFIFKDYSYIWASIRKKVADRAPSVASITVDSRGN